GTAGTTCTGGGGGTCGGCCGGGAAGCCGTTGACCGTCGTCGAGACGGTGAACGGCTGGTCGGGGGCGTCGACACCGCGCTGGAACGCGAACTGCTGGGCGTTCTGGTCGTTGACCGCGTCGCCCGAGGGGACGTTCTCGACCGTCAGGACCTGCGCCGCGCCGCCGACCGTCATCTGGTCGGGGTCGTAGAGGTCCAGGTAGTCGTCCTGCCCGTTGGTCATCAGGCCCGTCCAGCCCTGGCCGTTCGGACCGAACAGCTGGGTCTCGGAGAGGTCCATGGTGACCGGCAGGGACGTCGAGGTGCCGTCGTCGGCGTCGAGCGCGAACGGGTCGGCCGTGTCGGGCGTGCCGTCGTCGTCGTCGTCCGCGTCGTTGACGTTCGAGGTGCCGTCACCGTCGAAGTCCGCGGGCGTCGAGGCCGCCGAACACGGGTCGGTGCCCGCGTCGAGTTCGTCGGCGTTGTCGTAGCCGTCCTCGTCCTCGTCGAGGGCCACGTCGTCGGCCGCGGTACACTGGTTGCCACCGCCGCCGCTACCCTCGTAGTCGGTCGGCTCGAACACCGTGATGCCGCCGCGGGCGGTCCAGACGGTCCCCGGGAAGGGGCCGTCGTCGCCCTGCGCGGCGATGCCGAGCGCGCTGAGGTCGCTGAAGAAGTTGCCGCTCTGTTCGGTGACGCCGGTGCCGTCGGCGGTCAGTTCGACGCGGGTGACGGAGCTGGAGCCCACGACGACCAGCAGGTCGCCCTGCATCTGGCCGCCGAAGTTCGAGGCGGTGTACTCCTCGATACCGCCCGTCCAGCCGAACTCGTCGCCGAGGGAGTTGTCCTCGTTCGCGCCCTGGTAGTCGCACTCGATGGGGTTCACCTTCGAGGCGGGAACGGGGCTGTTCGACTCGGTGATGTCGTAGACGAGGTTCCCCGCCGCGTCGTAGATGTCCGCGCCGGTCGGGTTGCCCCGGATGGGAGCGGGGTGACCGCCGTAGCTCCCCTCGCTGGCGAGGTGGAGCTGGTCACCGTCCCCGGAGCCGGGGTCGTTCGGTTCGTTCGTACAGACCCCGCCCGAACCCTCGCCGATGGGCTGGCCGCCCCAGCCACCGTTCGGGCCGTTGTCGATAGTGTAGAGTCGGTCGTCCTCGGTCAGGACCAGGTCGTACGGGTTCCGGTAGCCCGAGGAGTGGACCTGAACGGGACCGTCCTCGACCCACTTCGCCTGGTTGACGCCGTCGTCGCCGCCGAACGGCAGGTCGTCGCCGTCGGTGGCGTCGTCGGTCTGGATGGTCGGAATCGCGTACAGGAACTCGACGTCCGGGTAGGCGCTGTCGTAGTCCTGCAGGTTCTTCGGCTGGTAGTTCTGGTCGATCTGCTGGAGGTCGACCGAGAGCACCGCGGCCGAGAGCGCGTACTCGGACGTGTGGCCGAAGTTGTTGCTGGGCGCACCCTGGTTCGTGTGGCCGCCCTGCGCGACGAACAGCGTCGTGCCGTCGTCGCTGAGGTCCATCCCGTTCGTGGCGTGGTTCTCCTCGGAGCGGGGGAGGCCGAGGACGAGCACCTCGTGGTCGACCCCGTTCAGGCTCCCGTCGCCGTTCCAGTCGAACGTGAGCCGGGAGATGGCCCCCGAGTTCGTGTCCGTGTCGTCGTCGTCCGTCCCGACGTCGATGGTCGGGTCGGACGAGGAGACGTAGACGACGGGCGTCTCGGCGGTGCCGCCGACCGTCAGGCCGGTGACCTGCCGCGTGTTCTCGCCGGAGACGTAGTTCCCGTTGTCGTCGTGGTTCGGGATGTCCTTGATGGCGTCGACGCTCTCCTGAGAGACCACGTCGTACGAGTTCTCGCCGTCGCGGGTCACCTCCAGCGCGTAGACGTCGCCGTCCTGTTGGGCGACGTAGAGGCGACCGTCGGGGCCGAACTCCAGCGCCGTGAGCGACCCCTGGCCGAAGCCCTGGAGGCCGCTCTTCCCGAAGCCGACCTGCGCCGAACTCGCGCCCTCACCCGAGAGGGCGACGGTCAGCGGCGAGTTGCTCCCGGAGTGGCTCACTTCGAGCGTCGCGCTCTTGGCCTGTGCGTCGGCCGGAATGAACGTCACCGGGATGGTCGCGGACTCGCCGGGGGCCAGCGACCCCTGCGAGGGACCGCCGGCCGCGAACTCGTCGGCGTCGGGTCCCGTGACCGAGACGCCCGAGACGTCGATGCTCGGGTCGCCGCTGCCACCGAGGTTGGTGACGGTCACGGTCTTCGCCTCGCTGTCGCCGGTGAGCACCGACCCGAAGTCGACGGCCGAGGGGCCGCCGAGCGTGTCGGGCTCCGGCTCGGCCGGGACGATCTCGATGGCCGAGACCTTCGCGTTGTCCGTGACGGTCGTGAGTCCGACGGCTATCGTCCCGTCGGTCGGCGTCACGGTGAACGACTTCATCACGGCGGTCTCCGCACCGATGTCGGCGTAGATGTCGTAGCCGTCGAGGACCGTCTCGCCCTGGACGCTCACGTCGAAGACGCGGTCGCCGACCTGACCGTCGCCGCCGTCGTCGTTGTCGGCGTGGCCGTCGACGTGGTATATCTCGGCGAAGTAGAGGCGCACCTCGTACGGCGTCCCGCTCTGGATGCCGTCGTCGAACGTCCACTGCTGGTCGCCGTATATCTCGCTGGTGAACAGGTCGGTCGGTGTCCCCGCCGGAACGGAGCTACCGAGAGAGACCGACGCGCTCGCCGAGTAGGTCGTCCCCCCGCTGAGACTCACCCCTGTCGTACTTCCCGGGGGTGTCCAGTCGGTGCCGCCGTCGGTGGCGGCGACGGTCCCGGACCCGGCGTTCACTCGATAGAGCGCCGGCGTCTCCTCCTGAGCGAACACGCCCGCGACGCCGAACGCGAGTCCGGCCGTCGCGGTGGAGAGCACCATGAGGAACGTGAAAGTTACTGCAATCGTCCGTCGTCGCACGTCGTCAGGTGGTTGCATGCGACGAGACGGTTCGAATTTCGGCGGATAGTTATTCTGAACCAACAGGAACTCCCGCCGCCACGATTGACAGATTCGTTACAGTACCCTGTGGATAGTTGACAACCACCAAAACCGGCAACCGTCGGTTCTGCAATCACGGACTAACTGTCGTAAGAGAGAGTCGACTCGCTTTATTACTCTAGTAATGACTATCTAGATATTATGGTCAGTTGATTGTCTATTCCGGGATGCAGACCAGATAGTATTTCGACTCGTTCGCTCTGACGCAACGACACGAGGGGTGGATGTTTCTCATCTCACGTCGAATCGCTAGCCGGGGTCAGGACGTACACCGATTCGCCGTATTATACTCGAATGTCCAGTTCGCGCGCGGGGACTGTCCGATAGTACGCTGTCTGGTCGAGAACCCGAGTCAACGTTCGACACGGTGGCGATTCAGTGCGTCAGACGCGCGGTTATCGCGGTCGGGCGCACGGTTGTCGCCGTCGAGCGCGCTGCGTCCACGATTCCTCGACGCCCTGCACTCGGTCGGAAGCGAAGCGGCCATACTCCTCGCCTCCCGACTGCGAGTATGGCAACTGCCTCCTCCGGGAGCGTCGTCAAGGAGCACCCGCGTGCGGTGACCGCGGCGCTCTCCGTCGTCGGCTACGCGCTCGTCCTCGGCGCGTTCGCCGGGGTTATCCCGCTGTTCCCCGACCTCTCGCGGGACACGGTCGTCCTGTTCTCGGACCTCATCGCCGTCGTCAACACGCTCGCGTTCACCACCCTCCTCGTCGGCTGGCGGTTCATCCGCCGCGGCGACGTCCGCAAGCACCGCGCGGCGATGCTGACCGCGTTCGGGCTCATCTGCCTGTTCCTCGTCCTCTACCTCTGGAAGGTCGGCGGCGGGTTCGAGAAGTCGTTCGTCGTCCAGGACGGGCAGTTCCTCTCGCAGTACGCGGGCATCGTCGAACCGCTCTACCTCGCCATGCTCGCCATCCACATCCTGCTCTCGGTGCTCGCGGTGCCCGTGGTGCTGTACGCCATCGTCCTCGGACTGACCCACACACCCGCCGAACTCCGGGACACCGCCCACGCGCGCGTCGGCCGCATCGCCGTCGTCTCGTGGTCGCTGAGCCTCTTCCTCGGCGTCGTCACCTACGTCATGCTCAACCACGTCTACTCGTGGGTGCCGCGGGGCCACGAGGCGATGCTCCTCCTGCTGGCCGTCCCGGCGTTCGCCGCGAACCGTGGCGACGACGAGTAGCGTCTCGGCACTCGAACTGTCGCCTCCCACGTCAGTGCGTGCGTGACACCAACTCGCACGCCAGTTATCACTCGCTCTCGCTTACCTCCGGTTAGTCCGCCGAGGGCGGTCGATTCTCGTCGAAGCGTCGCGGCGGCCACACCATGAGCGAGGAGACACGCTATCAGGAGCTGTACCGGACGACCATCCCCTCGGTCGTCTCCATCTACATCGCGGGCAACGGGCGCAGACCGGGCGGTGCGGGGTCCGGGTTCGTCCACGAGACGGCCGACGGCGACCCGGTAGTCGTGACGAACCAGCACGTCGTCGGCCGAGAGACGGCGGTCGACGTGCGATTCGCGGACGGGCAGTGGCGGGTCGGCGAGGTGGTCGGCAGCGACGCGTACACCGACCTCGCCGTCGTCCGCGTCCCGGACCTCCCCGACGACGCCGAACCGCTCGCGTTCGCGCCGGAGAACCCCGTTTCGGGGACGCGCGTCGCCGCCCTCGGCAACCCGATGGGTCTGGAAGGGTCGCTGTCGGTCGGCGTCGTCAGCGGCGCGTCGCGGTCGATGGTCACGCGGTCGGGGTTCGTCATCCCCGATACGGTCCAGACGGACGCCCCCATCAACCCCGGTAACTCGGGTGGGCCGCTGGTCGACCTCGACGGACGAGTCGTCGGCGTCAACCGCGCCCGCGGCGGCGACAACATCGGGTTCGCCGTGAGCGCGGAGGTGGCCGCCCGCGTCGTGCCGTCGCTCGTCCGCGACGGTGAGTACCGCCACCCGTACCTCAAGGTGCGGACGCTCGACGTCTCGCCGAGCGTCGCGCAGGCCAACCGCCTCGACCGGCCGCGGGGCGTCCTCGTCGTCGACGTGGACGACGGGCCGGCCCGAGGCGTCCTCCGGGGCAGTCGGGGAACGCGCCGCGTGCGTGGCCACGACGTGCCGGCGGGCGGCGACGTCGTCGTGAGCATCGACGGCGAACCCGTCGACGCCCACGAGGAACTGATGCGCCACCTGCTCATCGAGACCCGCCCCGGCGACGAGGTGACGCTCGAACTGATTCGGAACGGCGAGCGCGTCGAGGAGCGAGTCCGACTGGACGAACGGCCGATGCCGGAGGCCCGTAGCGGGCGGCGTCCCCGACAGCGAGGGCGAGGGCGACGGCCGAGCGGGCAGGACGTCCCGGTTCGCTGAGGGTGTCCGTGGCGTCGGTCGGTGACGAGCAGTAACACAGAGTTCTCTGGGCCGTCTCCGGGAACGCGAGCTAGTCCGTTCGCGGGAGCGCGAACGCGCCGACGGCGAAGAAGGCGACGGCGAGCACCGTCAGCACGACGAGGTTCAACAGCCACGGGGCGACGGCGGGACCGTGCTGGACGAGGATGCCGCCGTCGGCGTACGCCGCCATCTGCGGCGTCGTGACCTCGCGAACCCCCCGCGAGAAGTACGTCAGCGGCGAGAGGTCGAGGACGGGGACGAACCAGTCTGGCAGTTGCTCGGGCGTCACGAACGTCTCCGAGAGGAACAGCAGCGGGATGGCGATGCCGTTGGCCGCCGCGATGACCCCGTCCTGCGACCCCGCGACGCTGCCGAGGATGGCCCCCACGCCGCAGAACAGCGTGACCGCGAGCGCCACGAACGGGACGAGCGCCAGCAGTTCCGGCCCGACGGCCACTTGCGCGCCCGAGACGAACACGACCAGCGCGAAGATGACGAGCGCCGCCGCGCCGATGATGGCCACGTTGACGGCCGTCTGGGCGAGCAGCCACTCCCAGCGACGCAGCGGCGTCGTCGCCAGCTTCTCGAAGCG
This region of Halomarina salina genomic DNA includes:
- a CDS encoding malectin domain-containing carbohydrate-binding protein produces the protein MQPPDDVRRRTIAVTFTFLMVLSTATAGLAFGVAGVFAQEETPALYRVNAGSGTVAATDGGTDWTPPGSTTGVSLSGGTTYSASASVSLGSSVPAGTPTDLFTSEIYGDQQWTFDDGIQSGTPYEVRLYFAEIYHVDGHADNDDGGDGQVGDRVFDVSVQGETVLDGYDIYADIGAETAVMKSFTVTPTDGTIAVGLTTVTDNAKVSAIEIVPAEPEPDTLGGPSAVDFGSVLTGDSEAKTVTVTNLGGSGDPSIDVSGVSVTGPDADEFAAGGPSQGSLAPGESATIPVTFIPADAQAKSATLEVSHSGSNSPLTVALSGEGASSAQVGFGKSGLQGFGQGSLTALEFGPDGRLYVAQQDGDVYALEVTRDGENSYDVVSQESVDAIKDIPNHDDNGNYVSGENTRQVTGLTVGGTAETPVVYVSSSDPTIDVGTDDDDTDTNSGAISRLTFDWNGDGSLNGVDHEVLVLGLPRSEENHATNGMDLSDDGTTLFVAQGGHTNQGAPSNNFGHTSEYALSAAVLSVDLQQIDQNYQPKNLQDYDSAYPDVEFLYAIPTIQTDDATDGDDLPFGGDDGVNQAKWVEDGPVQVHSSGYRNPYDLVLTEDDRLYTIDNGPNGGWGGQPIGEGSGGVCTNEPNDPGSGDGDQLHLASEGSYGGHPAPIRGNPTGADIYDAAGNLVYDITESNSPVPASKVNPIECDYQGANEDNSLGDEFGWTGGIEEYTASNFGGQMQGDLLVVVGSSSVTRVELTADGTGVTEQSGNFFSDLSALGIAAQGDDGPFPGTVWTARGGITVFEPTDYEGSGGGGNQCTAADDVALDEDEDGYDNADELDAGTDPCSAASTPADFDGDGTSNVNDADDDDDGTPDTADPFALDADDGTSTSLPVTMDLSETQLFGPNGQGWTGLMTNGQDDYLDLYDPDQMTVGGAAQVLTVENVPSGDAVNDQNAQQFAFQRGVDAPDQPFTVSTTVNGFPADPQNYQGLGIYVGNGDQDNYLKLILSAEGGDGGIQFAKEVDGSFGEYDQHVTDGSVTGPSSNTDLSLTVFPSNETVKAYYTPPGGEKTYVGETTVPSSWLDSADGSGLAVGVVATSYNAGSTFDATWTDLVVEYVTPPANQPPVADAGADVTVEEGQQVTLDASGSSDPNADTLGFTWSQLDGPDAGLDFFDSESVSFTAPDVDGDQTLTFQVSVSDGEFSDTDTVTVTVEDADGEPADGTVVHRVNVGGPELAATDDGPVWSADTSGSPSPYLVAGGSIPGGLPYAVGGVDASVSSDTPTAVFGTERYDPDSGDEMLWSFSAQSGTTYEARLYFHDGYSGTSDPGDRVFDVSVEGQQVLTDFDPIVAYGDNTGGMESFTVTPTDDSVDVELLHGLAENPQINAIEIVAVGDDGPGPVGEFTSPPTDTDGDGVYEDVNGDGSFDVGDVQAFFQNYEGSTVQDNVDAFDVNGDGSVNVGDVQALFQEATSS
- a CDS encoding DUF420 domain-containing protein, producing the protein MATASSGSVVKEHPRAVTAALSVVGYALVLGAFAGVIPLFPDLSRDTVVLFSDLIAVVNTLAFTTLLVGWRFIRRGDVRKHRAAMLTAFGLICLFLVLYLWKVGGGFEKSFVVQDGQFLSQYAGIVEPLYLAMLAIHILLSVLAVPVVLYAIVLGLTHTPAELRDTAHARVGRIAVVSWSLSLFLGVVTYVMLNHVYSWVPRGHEAMLLLLAVPAFAANRGDDE
- a CDS encoding ABC transporter permease, encoding MTFVSRVRAETTAAALGFLRRRTAVFFTFFFPVIIILIFGALVQTNPTGGGLFSEPPVYYLPAYIGVVVLFTPLSRVGSEVARHRDDNRFEKLATTPLRRWEWLLAQTAVNVAIIGAAALVIFALVVFVSGAQVAVGPELLALVPFVALAVTLFCGVGAILGSVAGSQDGVIAAANGIAIPLLFLSETFVTPEQLPDWFVPVLDLSPLTYFSRGVREVTTPQMAAYADGGILVQHGPAVAPWLLNLVVLTVLAVAFFAVGAFALPRTD
- a CDS encoding S1C family serine protease, which encodes MSEETRYQELYRTTIPSVVSIYIAGNGRRPGGAGSGFVHETADGDPVVVTNQHVVGRETAVDVRFADGQWRVGEVVGSDAYTDLAVVRVPDLPDDAEPLAFAPENPVSGTRVAALGNPMGLEGSLSVGVVSGASRSMVTRSGFVIPDTVQTDAPINPGNSGGPLVDLDGRVVGVNRARGGDNIGFAVSAEVAARVVPSLVRDGEYRHPYLKVRTLDVSPSVAQANRLDRPRGVLVVDVDDGPARGVLRGSRGTRRVRGHDVPAGGDVVVSIDGEPVDAHEELMRHLLIETRPGDEVTLELIRNGERVEERVRLDERPMPEARSGRRPRQRGRGRRPSGQDVPVR